GTATTGTAGGGCAAAGGTCGAATGAATCCGCTAATAGACAAAATAAGGAAGATATTGAAGATGTTAGAACCAATGATGTTTCCAATGGCGATATCGCTGTTCTTTTTGGTAGCAGCCACAACAGATGTCACCAATTCGGGAAGCGATGTACCCGCAGCAACAATGGTCAATCCAATGATTTTTTCGCTCACGCCCATCGTTTCTGCAATTTTGATGGCATTGGTCACAACAAATTGACCGCCTGCTATCAAGCCTACCAAACCCATCGCAATAAAACCCCATATCTTTGGATTGGAAAGGTCTGCTGTTGAAGGTTCGAGTACTACGGGGTCGTTTTGAAGTTGTTTGTAAACGTAGAATAAGAAAAGTAAAAAAAATATCATCAATACAAAACCATCTATGCGGGTAAGCGAAGGAGGGGCTGAACTTAGATAGCTATTGGCAGACAAAAACAAAACGATGATGGCGACAAACGAAAACGGAATTTCTCGCCAAACCGTACTCGACTGAACGACAATGGGAGAGATGAGTCCCACAATGCCGAGAATAATAAATAAATTAAAATTATTGCTACCAATCACATTGCCGAATACAATGTCCGAATAGTTTTGGTAGGCTGCAATCGAATTGACGACCAATTCGGGAGCCGAAGTTCCAAATGCTACAATGGTTAATCCTATAGCAAGGTCAGAAATGTTGTTCTTTTTGGCGAGAGCCGAAGAACCATATACCATCCAATCTGCACCTTTGATTAGTAAAGCAAAACCTATGATTATCAATACTATTTGAAGAAACATTTTATTTTTATGGGTTTTTATTTTTCTGAAAAAGAGTTGTTTAAATACCTGCAATAGCAGATGATTGATTCCACTATAACTTGGAATGCTTCAAAAACGTTTCATTAGTTGAAAATAAAGTTTTTTCAAAAAATAGAAGACTCCGTTTTTGAAGTAAACAGCTCGAGAAACTTCATTCCTCTATAGGAATTGCCTTTTTTGTTCAATTTTGGACTCCAAACAGCAATAGCATATTCATTGGGATACACAGCTATAATTCCTCCTCCAACACCACTTTTGCCAGGCAAACCTACTCGATAGGAGAATTCACCTGCTTCGTCATAAAAACCGCAGGTTTGCATGATGGCATTGATGCGCTTGGTTTGACTTGTGGTGAGAATGGATTCTTTCGAAAAAGAATTTTTTCCGTTATTCGCCAAAAAAAGAAAGGTTCGGGAAAGTTCTTTGCAGGTCATTTCGATGGAACACATACTGTAGTAAAAGTCCAGTACTACTTCAATATCGTTGTGTATATTACCAAACGATTTGAGGAAGTTAACCAAAGCAG
This window of the Chitinophagales bacterium genome carries:
- a CDS encoding calcium/sodium antiporter, whose product is MFLQIVLIIIGFALLIKGADWMVYGSSALAKKNNISDLAIGLTIVAFGTSAPELVVNSIAAYQNYSDIVFGNVIGSNNFNLFIILGIVGLISPIVVQSSTVWREIPFSFVAIIVLFLSANSYLSSAPPSLTRIDGFVLMIFFLLFLFYVYKQLQNDPVVLEPSTADLSNPKIWGFIAMGLVGLIAGGQFVVTNAIKIAETMGVSEKIIGLTIVAAGTSLPELVTSVVAATKKNSDIAIGNIIGSNIFNIFLILSISGFIRPLPYNTVFNTDIFILAGGTLFLFVAMFTGVRQKLDRWEAGVLLGSYIAYTVYLIGKEM